A window of the Cicer arietinum cultivar CDC Frontier isolate Library 1 chromosome 6, Cicar.CDCFrontier_v2.0, whole genome shotgun sequence genome harbors these coding sequences:
- the LOC101511686 gene encoding CBL-interacting serine/threonine-protein kinase 12-like, with the protein MATKTKIYFVMEYVRGGELFNKVAKGRLKEQVARKYFQQLICAVDFCHARGVFHRDLKPENLLLDENGNLKVSDFGLSAVSDQIRQDGLFHTFCGTPAYVAPEVLGRKGYDGAKVDIWSCGVVLFVLMAGYLPFHDGNVMAMYKKIYKGEFRCPRWFSPELTTLLTRLLDIKPKTRISIPEIMENSWFKIGFKHIKFYVEDDVVCNFDDSLDFDDDKIVNIDDNSRVNVGDEETLLASVSESESEDFEVVNRRRNRGSLPRPASLNAFDIISFSQGFDLSGLFEEKGDEARFVSGASVSKIMSKLEEVAQLVRFNVRKKDCKVSLEGSREGVKGPLTIAAEVFELTPSLVVVEVKKKGGDKVEYDRFLNSELKPALHSLIVEESGGSSCQTTAAEALQQRAFSDSALDKHSDSIESLD; encoded by the coding sequence ATGGCTACGAAGACAAAGATCTACTTTGTCATGGAGTATGTGCGAGGTGGCGAGCTTTTCAACAAGGTTGCTAAAGGTAGGTTGAAAGAACAAGTTGCAAGGAAGTATTTTCAGCAATTAATCTGTGCCGTTGATTTTTGTCATGCTAGAGGTGTTTTTCATAGAGATCTAAAACCTGAAAATTTGTTGCTTGATGAAAATGGTAACCTTAAAGTTTCAGATTTTGGACTTAGTGCTGTGTCTGATCAAATTAGGCAAGATGGGTTGTTTCACACTTTTTGTGGTACACCTGCTTATGTTGCTCCTGAGGTTTTGGGTAGAAAAGGTTATGATGGTGCTAAGGTTGATATTTGGTCTTGTGGGGTTGTTTTGTTTGTTCTTATGGCTGGTTATTTACCTTTTCATGATGGTAATGTTATGGCTATGTATAAGAAGATTTATAAAGGTGAATTTAGGTGTCCAAGATGGTTTTCACCTGAATTAACTACCCTTTTAACTAGGCTTCTTGATATCAAACCGAAAACAAGGATTTCTATTCCAGAGATTATGGAGAATAGTTGGTTTAAGATAGGTTTTAAGCATATAAAGTTTTATGTTGAGGATGATGTTGTTTGTAACTTTGACGATTCTCttgattttgatgatgataAGATAGTTAATATTGATGATAATAGTCGTGTAAATGTTGGCGATGAAGAAACATTATTAGCATCGGTATCAGAATCAGAATCGGAGGATTTTGAGGTTGTGAATAGAAGGAGGAATCGTGGTTCGTTGCCTAGGCCTGCAAGTTTGAATGCTTTTGACATTATATCGTTTTCGCAAGGTTTTGATCTTTCTGGGTTGTTTGAGGAAAAGGGCGACGAGGCGAGGTTTGTGTCGGGTGCATCGGTGTCAAAGATTATGTCAAAATTGGAGGAGGTTGCCCAATTGGTTAGGTTCAATGTGAGGAAGAAAGATTGCAAGGTTAGCTTGGAGGGTTCTAGAGAAGGGGTAAAAGGGCCATTGACTATTGCTGCTGAGGTATTTGAGTTGACACCTTCTTTGGTGGTTGTGGAAGTGAAGAAAAAAGGAGGAGATAAGGTTGAGTATGATAGATTTTTAAACTCTGAATTGAAACCTGCTTTGCATAGTTTAATTGTGGAGGAATCTGGTGGTTCTTCATGTCAAACTACAGCAGCTGAAGCTTTGCAACAACGTGCATTTTCTGACTCTGCCCTTGATAAACATTCAGATAGTATTGAATCTTTAGACTGA